In Zhaonella formicivorans, one DNA window encodes the following:
- a CDS encoding metallophosphoesterase family protein, whose protein sequence is MKQVSFVHCSDLHLGCQQFNEIQRWHDFGAAFAQVIDYAVAAKVDFMLIGGDLFHHRSVNAPTLAQAISGLARLKSAGIEAIAIEGNHDKAFYLERDSWMSFLNNQGYLRLLRPVFRESGLELAPYDGGIGSVLEEKGLRIIGLGYLGATTRQRLEEIAEKIKASENFTIVMLHAAVDKLLGQDLAGVKGEVFEKFRGKVDYFALGHIHSRQELGELVFNPGAPECVHLDEAKEGNEKGFYHVTVVGKEKRVNFIPSKRRDVRRYPLDLTGLTEPGQVTAKVLQLLEDSDLRDLDRPIAQINLYGAIAFNSFAIDTNDLAEKVKERFGCLLVEVLNNANLPQLDTGAEFTGFDRNLIERHVLTAMLAEDKPELKEVADQVVELMLRVKNDALAGVDETEIISAVEKLLEKLPLPEAAAGKDRSKGHED, encoded by the coding sequence ATGAAACAGGTAAGTTTTGTGCACTGCAGCGACCTGCACCTGGGTTGCCAGCAGTTTAATGAAATCCAGCGTTGGCACGATTTTGGCGCTGCCTTTGCCCAGGTGATAGATTATGCCGTCGCGGCCAAAGTTGATTTTATGCTCATTGGTGGCGACTTGTTTCACCACCGCAGCGTGAATGCCCCTACCCTGGCCCAGGCCATCTCGGGCTTAGCACGTCTGAAGTCAGCCGGAATTGAGGCTATCGCTATTGAAGGAAACCACGATAAAGCATTTTACCTTGAAAGAGATTCCTGGATGAGTTTTCTTAACAACCAGGGGTATCTCCGCCTGCTCAGGCCGGTTTTCCGGGAAAGCGGGCTGGAGCTGGCCCCTTATGACGGTGGAATTGGCTCTGTGCTGGAGGAAAAAGGCCTGCGGATTATCGGGCTTGGCTACCTGGGAGCCACTACCCGGCAGCGGCTGGAGGAAATTGCGGAAAAAATTAAAGCCTCGGAAAATTTTACAATAGTTATGCTCCATGCGGCGGTGGATAAGCTCCTGGGGCAGGATTTAGCCGGAGTTAAGGGGGAAGTCTTTGAAAAATTCCGGGGAAAAGTGGACTACTTTGCCCTGGGTCATATTCACAGCCGCCAGGAACTGGGGGAATTGGTGTTTAACCCCGGCGCACCGGAATGCGTGCACCTGGATGAAGCAAAAGAGGGCAATGAAAAAGGCTTTTATCATGTTACTGTGGTCGGAAAGGAAAAAAGGGTTAACTTTATACCCAGCAAACGCCGCGATGTGCGCCGCTACCCGTTGGATTTGACCGGTCTGACTGAACCGGGACAGGTTACTGCTAAAGTATTGCAGCTGTTAGAGGATTCAGACCTGCGGGATTTGGACAGACCTATTGCCCAGATTAACCTCTACGGCGCTATAGCTTTTAATTCCTTTGCCATTGATACTAATGACCTGGCGGAAAAAGTAAAAGAACGGTTTGGTTGCCTCCTGGTGGAAGTGCTGAACAATGCCAATCTGCCCCAATTGGATACGGGGGCGGAATTCACCGGTTTTGACCGGAACTTGATTGAGCGGCATGTGCTCACCGCAATGCTGGCGGAAGACAAGCCGGAACTGAAAGAAGTGGCTGATCAGGTGGTTGAGCTCATGCTGCGGGTGAAAAACGATGCCCTGGCAGGGGTGGATGAAACAGAAATTATTTCCGCCGTAGAAAAGCTGCTGGAGAAGCTGCCTCTTCCTGAGGCGGCAGCAGGGAAAGACAGGAGTAAAGGCCATGAAGATTAA